The Manihot esculenta cultivar AM560-2 chromosome 1, M.esculenta_v8, whole genome shotgun sequence genome has a window encoding:
- the LOC110624119 gene encoding protein transport protein SEC23 isoform X2, with translation MSEMANTDPEGMDGVRMTWNVWPRTKVEASKCVIPLAASISPIRHHPDIPTLPYSPLRCKTCSAILNSFSRVDFTAKIWICPFCFQRNHFPPHYAMISETNLPAELYPQYTTVQYTLPNPNINPNNPMNAAPAPSASPVFLFVLDTCMIEEEFEFVKSALKRAIGLLPDNALVGFVSFGTQAQVHELGFADMSKVYVFRGSKEISKDQVMEQLGLGASGRRAPAGYQQKGMQNGFPNAGVTRFLLPASECEYTLNSLLDELQTDQWPVAPGNRASRCTGVALSVAAGLLGACFPGTGARIVALVGGPCTEGPGTIVSKDLSDPVRSHKDLEKDAAPYFKKAVKFYDNLAKQLVSQGHVLDLFASALDQVGVAEMKVAVERTGGLVVLSESFGHSVFKDSFKRVFEDGEQSLGLCFNGMLEINCSKDIKIQGIIGPCTSMEKKGPNVADTVVGEGNTTAWKMCGLDKSTCLTVVFDLTSSERSNAPGTINPQLYIQFITSFQNPEGQSLLRVTTVTRRWIDSAVSSEELVQGFDQETAAVVMARITSLKMEIEEGFDATRWLDRNLIRLCSKFGDYRKDDPSSFTLNPCFSLFPQFMFNLRRSQFVQVFNNSPDETAYFRMLLNRENITNAAVMIQPSLISYSFNSLPQPALLDVASIAADRILLLDSYFSVVIFHGMTIAQWRNMGYQSQPEHQFSHCCPS, from the exons ATGTCGGAGATGGCTAACACAGATCCGGAAGGAATGGACGGAGTTCGAATGACATGGAATGTCTGGCCACGCACCAAAGTCGAAGCCAGTAAGTGCGTGATCCCACTTGCCGCTTCCATCTCTCCGATCCGCCACCACCCCGACATCCCTACCCTACCTTACTCTCCTCTCCGTTGCAAGACTTGCTCCGCCATCCTCAATTCCTTCTCTCGCGTCGACTTCACTGCCAAGATCTGGATCTGCCCCTTTTGTTTCCAGCGCAATCACTTTCCTCCTCACTACGCCATGATCTCCGAGACCAATCTCCCCGCTGAGCTCTACCCTCAATATACGACTGTGCAATACACCCTTCCTAACCCTAATATTAATCCAAATAATCCCATGAACGCGGCTCCTGCACCGTCGGCTTCTCCTGTTTTCTTATTTGTTCTTGATACGTGTATGATCGAGGAGGAGTTTGAGTTCGTCAAATCTGCGCTGAAACGCGCGATCGGGTTGTTGCCGGATAATGCTCTTGTTGGATTCGTTTCGTTTGGGACGCAGGCGCAGGTTCATGAATTGGGTTTTGCAGATATGTCAAAGGTTTATGTTTTCAGAGGCAGCAAGGAGATTTCCAAAGATCAGGTTATGGAGCAATTGGGACTTGGAGCTTCGGGCAGGAGAGCGCCTGCTGGATATCAACAGAAAGGGATGCAAAATGGGTTTCCAAATGCCGGCGTTACCCGCTTCTTATTACCCGCATCAGAATGCGAATATACCCTGAACTCT CTTTTGGATGAGTTGCAAACGGATCAATGGCCTGTTGCTCCGGGGAATCGAGCTTCAAGGTGCACAGGCGTGGCCTTAAGTGTGGCAGCAGGATTGCTTGGAGCTTGTTTTCCTGGGACTGGCGCCAGGATTGTTGCTTTGGTCGGTGGTCCGTGTACAGAAGGACCAGGCACG ATTGTATCAAAAGATTTGTCAGATCCAGTGCGTTCCCATAAGGATCTTGAGAAGGATGCAGCACCATATTTTAAGAAAGCAGTTAAATTCTATGATAATCTTGCGAAGCAGCTTGTTAGCCAGGGTCACGTTTTAGACCTTTTTGCATCTGCACTTGATCAG GTTGGGGTTGCAGAAATGAAAGTTGCAGTTGAAAGGACCGGTGGCCTTGTTGTTCTATCTGAAAGTTTTGGGCATTCTGTGTTTAAGGACTCTTTCAAGCGTGTTTTTGAAGATGGAGAACAGTCTCTTGGTCTCTGTTTCAA TGGAATGCTTGAGATTAACTGTTCCAAGGACATTAAAATTCAGGGGATTATTGGACCTTGCACATCTATGGAAAAG AAAGGACCAAATGTTGCTGATACAGTTGTGGGGGAGGGAAATACTACTGCTTGGAAGATGTGTGGTCTTGACAAGAGTACTTGTTTGACTGTCGTATTTGATCTTACATCAAGTGAAAGATCAAATGCTCCGGGAACCATAAATCCACAGCTATACATTCAATTCATTACAAG TTTCCAGAACCCTGAAGGTCAGTCATTGCTTCGTGTCACAACTGTTACTAGAAGATGGATAGATAGTGCTGTTAGCTCTGAG GAATTAGTACAAGGTTTTGACCAAGAGACTGCTGCTGTGGTAATGGCAAGAATAACATCTCTGAAAATGGAGATTGAG GAAGGATTTGATGCCACTCGCTGGTTAGACCGGAACCTCATTAGGCTATGTTCCAAATTTGGTGACTATCGGAAGGATGATCCATCATCTTTTACATTGAACCCTtgtttttccttgtttcctcaGTTTATGTTTAATCTCCGTCGGTCACAGTTTGTACAG GTCTTTAACAACAGTCCTGATGAGACAGCTTATTTCCGCATGTTGTTAAATCGGGAAAACATCACCAATGCTGCTGTCATGATTCAGCCATCACTAATATCATATTCATTTAACTCACTGCCTCAACCTGCATTGTTGGATGTGGCTTCTATTGCAGCTGATCGAATTCTGTTACTGGATTCATATTTTAGTGTGGTCATTTTCCATGGAATGACCATAGCACAATGGCGTAACATGGGTTACCAAAGTCAACCGGAGCACCAG